One window from the genome of Sphaerotilus microaerophilus encodes:
- the pdxA gene encoding 4-hydroxythreonine-4-phosphate dehydrogenase PdxA, whose product MGDALGIGPEIIVRAALQGAFAPDAQGPVAVLGSSAVLQRAAAVLRQRADVPGLVIARIDHPADLPDVPAGALAVLEPEARPEGWDGLAGLPWGQVDARAGRAAAACIRQAVAWTMAGAAAGVVTAPIHKEALAAAGEPYPGHTEMLAAESGWHGQPADVRMMLANQELKTVLVTVHCALREAIERIDVEAVLSTLRISHAAARTWGQAAARIAVAGLNPHAGEGGLFGREEIEVIAPAIAAARAEGIDARGPFAPDTVFMRARRGEFDLVIAMYHDQGLIPVKYLGVEEGVNVTLGLPFVRTSPDHGTAFDLAGTGRADASSLVAALRMARRLVQGRVAA is encoded by the coding sequence ATGGGCGATGCCCTGGGCATCGGGCCGGAGATCATCGTGCGGGCTGCGCTGCAAGGGGCCTTTGCGCCGGATGCCCAGGGTCCGGTGGCGGTGCTGGGCTCGTCGGCGGTGCTGCAGCGCGCCGCGGCCGTGCTGCGCCAACGTGCCGATGTGCCCGGGCTGGTGATCGCGCGCATCGATCACCCGGCGGACCTGCCCGACGTGCCGGCGGGGGCCTTGGCCGTGCTGGAGCCCGAAGCGAGACCCGAGGGCTGGGACGGGCTGGCCGGGCTGCCCTGGGGCCAGGTCGATGCCCGTGCGGGGCGCGCGGCGGCGGCCTGCATCCGCCAGGCGGTGGCCTGGACGATGGCCGGCGCGGCGGCCGGTGTGGTGACCGCACCGATCCACAAGGAGGCGCTGGCCGCAGCCGGTGAGCCCTACCCCGGCCACACCGAGATGCTGGCGGCCGAGAGCGGCTGGCATGGCCAGCCGGCCGATGTGCGCATGATGCTGGCCAACCAGGAGCTGAAAACGGTGCTGGTGACGGTGCACTGCGCGCTGCGTGAGGCGATCGAGCGCATCGACGTGGAGGCCGTGCTGTCGACCCTGCGCATTTCGCATGCCGCGGCGCGGACCTGGGGCCAGGCCGCCGCGCGCATCGCGGTGGCGGGGTTGAACCCGCATGCAGGCGAGGGCGGGCTGTTCGGCCGCGAGGAGATCGAGGTGATCGCGCCGGCCATCGCGGCAGCGCGGGCCGAGGGCATCGACGCGCGCGGGCCCTTTGCGCCCGACACGGTGTTCATGCGGGCCCGGCGCGGCGAGTTCGACCTGGTGATCGCGATGTACCACGACCAGGGGCTGATCCCGGTGAAGTACCTGGGCGTGGAGGAGGGCGTCAACGTGACGCTGGGCCTGCCCTTTGTGCGCACCAGCCCCGACCACGGCACGGCCTTCGACCTGGCCGGTACGGGCCGCGCTGATGCATCGAGCCTGGTGGCCGCGCTGCGCATGGCGCGCCGCCTGGTGCAGGGGCGTGTGGCAGCCTGA
- the ubiA gene encoding 4-hydroxybenzoate octaprenyltransferase codes for MDATALRPPRLALYLDLIRWNRPAGWLLLLWPTLAALWLAARGFPGWHLVIVFTLGTILMRSAGCCINDVADREFDRHVKRTAQRPVTSGALAPSEALAVGAVLAALAFVLVLTTNALTIAWSFAALGIALAYPYAKRLVAMPQAVLGVAFSFGIPMAYAATRNEVPAEAWWLLAGNLFWVLAYDTEYAMVDRDDDLHIGIQTSALTLGRFDVIGVMAFYAIYLLAWAWLGASAGLGWPYALGLGVAAGQVVWHYGLIRDRSRDGCFRAFRLNHWVGFAVFAGTAADFFLLR; via the coding sequence ATGGATGCCACCGCCCTGCGCCCCCCCCGTCTTGCGCTGTACCTCGACCTGATCCGCTGGAACCGCCCGGCCGGCTGGCTGCTGCTGCTGTGGCCGACGCTGGCGGCGCTCTGGCTCGCTGCCCGCGGCTTCCCGGGTTGGCACCTGGTGATCGTCTTCACGCTGGGCACCATCCTGATGCGCAGTGCCGGCTGCTGCATCAACGACGTGGCCGACCGCGAGTTCGACCGCCACGTCAAGCGCACCGCCCAGCGCCCGGTCACGAGCGGCGCGCTGGCCCCCAGCGAGGCGCTGGCCGTCGGCGCCGTGCTGGCGGCGCTGGCCTTCGTGCTGGTGCTCACCACCAACGCGCTGACCATCGCCTGGTCCTTTGCGGCGCTGGGCATCGCCCTGGCCTACCCCTACGCCAAGCGGCTGGTCGCGATGCCGCAGGCGGTGCTGGGGGTGGCCTTCAGCTTCGGCATCCCGATGGCCTACGCCGCCACCCGCAACGAGGTGCCCGCCGAGGCCTGGTGGCTGCTCGCCGGCAACCTGTTCTGGGTGCTGGCCTACGACACTGAGTACGCGATGGTCGACCGTGACGACGACCTGCACATCGGCATCCAGACCTCCGCGCTGACGCTGGGCCGCTTCGACGTGATCGGGGTGATGGCCTTCTACGCCATCTACCTGCTCGCCTGGGCCTGGCTGGGCGCAAGCGCCGGGTTGGGCTGGCCCTACGCGCTCGGGCTGGGTGTGGCCGCGGGCCAGGTGGTGTGGCACTACGGCCTGATCCGCGACCGCAGCCGCGACGGCTGCTTCCGCGCCTTCCGCCTCAACCACTGGGTCGGCTTCGCGGTCTTCGCCGGCACTGCGGCGGACTTCTTCCTGCTGCGCTGA
- a CDS encoding dioxygenase family protein translates to MNVLPTLYLSHGSPMIAIERSPASDFLDGLGARIEREFGRPRAALVVSPHTATRRPVVLAERKHGAIHDFGGFPAELYEQQYDAQGDPQLAVDVARRLTEAGIATEAVAAGGLDHGIWTLLKRMWPAAEVPVVPLSLVPNWTPRQQWAIGAALAPLAAEGVLIIGSGAMTHNLRRFFGHRGAVERSVEPDVAAFRDWVVERGAARDWEALWDYRRQAPHAAEQHPTDEHWLPFYVAAGAGGADHAALRIHDSVDAGLLAMDGFAFGPAATQLAA, encoded by the coding sequence ATGAACGTCCTGCCCACCCTCTACCTCTCCCACGGCTCGCCGATGATCGCGATCGAGCGTTCGCCGGCCAGTGACTTCCTCGACGGGCTCGGTGCGCGCATCGAGCGCGAGTTTGGCCGTCCGCGCGCTGCGCTGGTCGTCTCGCCGCACACCGCGACGCGCCGCCCGGTGGTGCTGGCCGAGCGCAAGCACGGGGCGATCCACGACTTCGGCGGCTTCCCGGCCGAGCTCTACGAACAGCAGTACGACGCCCAGGGCGACCCGCAGCTGGCGGTCGATGTGGCGCGGCGGCTGACCGAGGCGGGCATCGCCACCGAAGCGGTGGCCGCTGGCGGCCTGGACCATGGCATCTGGACGCTGCTCAAGCGCATGTGGCCCGCCGCCGAGGTGCCGGTGGTGCCGCTGTCGCTGGTGCCGAACTGGACGCCGCGCCAGCAGTGGGCCATCGGCGCGGCCCTGGCCCCGCTGGCCGCCGAGGGCGTGCTGATCATCGGCAGCGGCGCGATGACGCACAACCTGCGGCGCTTCTTTGGCCACCGCGGGGCCGTGGAGCGGTCGGTCGAGCCCGATGTGGCGGCCTTCCGCGACTGGGTGGTCGAGCGCGGCGCGGCGCGCGACTGGGAGGCGCTGTGGGACTACCGCCGCCAGGCGCCCCACGCGGCCGAGCAGCACCCCACCGACGAGCACTGGCTGCCCTTCTACGTGGCGGCCGGAGCGGGCGGTGCCGACCACGCCGCGCTGCGCATCCATGACAGCGTCGACGCCGGCCTGCTGGCGATGGACGGCTTTGCCTTCGGCCCGGCCGCGACGCAGCTCGCTGCCTGA
- a CDS encoding histidine triad nucleotide-binding protein, giving the protein MNRDPDCIFCKIAAGEIPCQKVYEDDELLAFKDIRPAAPVHLLIIPKLHLPSLDEADASHHALLGRMLTLAPKLAREQGADNGFRTVINTGRDGGQEVYHLHLHVMGGPRPWKHG; this is encoded by the coding sequence ATGAACCGCGACCCTGACTGCATCTTCTGCAAGATCGCTGCCGGAGAGATCCCCTGCCAGAAGGTCTACGAGGACGACGAGCTGCTCGCCTTCAAGGACATCCGCCCGGCGGCCCCGGTGCACCTGCTGATCATCCCCAAGCTGCACCTGCCCAGCCTGGACGAGGCGGATGCCTCACACCATGCCCTGCTGGGCCGCATGCTGACGCTGGCGCCGAAGCTGGCACGCGAGCAGGGCGCGGACAACGGGTTCCGCACCGTCATCAACACCGGCCGCGACGGCGGGCAGGAGGTCTACCACCTGCACCTGCACGTGATGGGCGGCCCGCGGCCCTGGAAACACGGCTGA
- a CDS encoding Nif3-like dinuclear metal center hexameric protein codes for METRRDALTAHLDQLLEVPRFSDYGPNGLQVEGRETIRRLVTGVTASVALIDAAIAAGADALLVHHGLFWRGQDGRVTGWMKQRLARLLQHDINLYAYHLPLDAHAELGNNAQLGQRLGFTAQGRFGEQQLGWLGSPPAGIGDAAQLARHVGERLGRTPVLLPGDGRPLQRVAWCTGGAQGWFESAIAAGADVYLTGEISEPQAHYARETGVAYLACGHHATERYGAEALGAHLAQHFGLAHQHIDIDNPA; via the coding sequence GTGGAAACCCGTCGCGACGCACTCACTGCCCACCTGGACCAACTGCTGGAGGTGCCTCGCTTCAGCGATTATGGGCCGAACGGCCTGCAGGTGGAGGGGCGGGAGACGATCCGCCGCCTCGTCACCGGGGTGACCGCCAGCGTGGCCCTGATCGACGCGGCCATCGCGGCCGGGGCAGACGCTCTCCTGGTCCACCACGGCCTGTTCTGGCGCGGCCAGGACGGGCGCGTCACTGGCTGGATGAAGCAGCGCCTGGCCCGGCTGCTGCAGCATGACATCAACCTCTACGCCTACCACCTGCCGCTGGACGCGCATGCCGAGCTGGGCAACAACGCACAGCTCGGCCAGCGGCTGGGCTTCACGGCGCAGGGCCGCTTTGGCGAGCAGCAGCTGGGCTGGCTGGGTAGCCCGCCGGCGGGCATCGGCGACGCTGCCCAGCTGGCCCGCCACGTCGGCGAGCGGCTGGGGCGCACCCCCGTACTGCTGCCCGGCGACGGCCGGCCGCTGCAGCGGGTGGCCTGGTGCACCGGCGGCGCGCAGGGCTGGTTCGAGTCGGCCATCGCGGCGGGGGCGGACGTCTACCTGACCGGCGAGATCTCCGAACCGCAGGCGCACTACGCCCGCGAGACCGGCGTGGCCTACCTGGCCTGCGGCCACCACGCCACCGAGCGCTACGGCGCCGAGGCGCTCGGCGCCCATCTGGCGCAGCACTTCGGGCTGGCGCACCAGCACATCGACATCGACAACCCGGCCTGA
- a CDS encoding S1C family serine protease has protein sequence MRRLWLVFSQAVTVAVAVVFVLATLQPQWLAGRSSAAGVQVMVHSAPAGARGASADAPVTGHALAARQAAPSVVSVLTQGAQTRSPHAAEPWFKRYFGEPESGMGSAVIVSADGYLLTNNHVVEDTQRIEVVLADGRRTPAKVVGTDPESDLAVLKIEAQGLPAITFGDAEALQVGDVVLAIGNPFNVGQTVTAGIVSALGRNGLGLNTFENFIQTDAAINPGNSGGALVDTGGHLMGINTAIYSRSGGSMGIGFAIPVTTARQVMDGLIRDGVVTRGWIGVQPSDLSAERAAALKLGTEQGVLISGVLNDGPASAAGVRPGDVVVRVAGRPVANTGQLLNAVAALKPKQPAKLSVVREGRSIELTVQIAQRPKAVASNRRADDEGQ, from the coding sequence ATGCGCAGGCTCTGGCTCGTATTCTCGCAAGCCGTCACCGTGGCGGTGGCGGTGGTCTTCGTGCTGGCCACGTTGCAGCCGCAGTGGCTGGCCGGGCGCAGCAGCGCGGCGGGCGTGCAGGTGATGGTGCACAGCGCGCCAGCGGGCGCACGGGGCGCCTCGGCCGACGCGCCGGTGACGGGGCATGCCCTGGCGGCGCGCCAGGCGGCACCGTCGGTGGTCAGCGTGCTGACGCAGGGCGCGCAGACCCGGTCGCCGCACGCCGCGGAGCCCTGGTTCAAGCGCTACTTCGGCGAGCCCGAGTCGGGCATGGGCTCGGCGGTGATCGTCAGTGCGGATGGCTACCTGCTGACCAACAACCACGTGGTCGAAGATACCCAGCGCATCGAGGTGGTGCTGGCGGATGGACGCCGCACACCGGCCAAGGTGGTGGGCACCGACCCGGAGAGCGACCTCGCGGTGCTGAAGATCGAGGCACAGGGCCTGCCGGCCATCACCTTCGGCGATGCCGAGGCGCTGCAGGTGGGCGACGTTGTGCTGGCCATCGGCAACCCCTTCAACGTCGGGCAGACGGTGACGGCAGGCATCGTCAGTGCGCTGGGCCGCAACGGGCTGGGGCTGAACACCTTCGAGAATTTCATCCAGACCGATGCCGCCATCAACCCGGGCAACTCGGGTGGCGCGCTGGTGGACACCGGCGGACACCTGATGGGCATCAACACCGCGATCTACTCGCGCTCGGGCGGCAGCATGGGCATCGGCTTCGCGATCCCCGTGACCACCGCGCGCCAGGTCATGGACGGCCTGATCCGCGATGGCGTGGTCACGCGTGGCTGGATCGGCGTGCAGCCCAGCGACCTCAGCGCCGAGCGCGCGGCGGCGCTCAAGCTCGGCACCGAGCAGGGCGTGTTGATCAGTGGGGTGCTCAACGACGGCCCGGCCAGCGCCGCAGGCGTGCGTCCGGGCGACGTGGTGGTGCGCGTGGCCGGCCGGCCGGTGGCCAACACAGGCCAGCTGCTGAACGCGGTGGCGGCGCTCAAGCCGAAGCAACCCGCCAAGCTCTCGGTCGTGCGCGAAGGTCGTTCGATCGAGTTGACTGTGCAGATCGCGCAGCGGCCGAAGGCCGTCGCCTCCAACCGGCGCGCCGACGACGAGGGCCAGTGA
- the tatA gene encoding Sec-independent protein translocase subunit TatA, which produces MGAFSTTHLIIFLVIIVLIFGTKKLKNIGSDLGGAVKGFKDGMKDGDKAAAESSAAAAPAQQVTAERRADGQTIDVEAKTKS; this is translated from the coding sequence ATGGGCGCTTTCTCGACCACCCACCTGATCATCTTCCTCGTCATCATCGTGCTGATCTTCGGTACGAAGAAGCTCAAGAACATCGGCTCCGACCTCGGCGGCGCCGTCAAGGGTTTCAAGGACGGCATGAAGGACGGCGACAAGGCCGCGGCCGAATCCTCCGCTGCGGCAGCCCCTGCCCAGCAGGTCACCGCCGAACGGCGTGCCGATGGCCAGACCATCGACGTCGAAGCCAAGACGAAGTCCTGA
- a CDS encoding phosphoribosyl-ATP diphosphatase: MSDTPTLPALGTLGPLDSADVLARVAEVIASRRGGDPEKSYVARLFHKGTDTILKKVGEEATEVVLAGKDGDAAKIVYEVADLWFHSMVALAHFGLTPADVVAELARREGLSGLQEFAQRSAKPAT, translated from the coding sequence ATGAGCGACACCCCGACGCTGCCCGCCCTCGGCACCCTGGGCCCCCTCGACTCGGCCGACGTGCTGGCCCGCGTGGCCGAAGTGATCGCCTCGCGCCGCGGCGGCGACCCCGAGAAGAGCTATGTCGCCCGCCTGTTCCACAAGGGCACCGACACCATCCTGAAGAAGGTCGGCGAAGAAGCCACCGAGGTGGTGCTGGCCGGCAAGGACGGCGACGCCGCCAAGATCGTCTATGAGGTGGCCGACCTGTGGTTCCACTCGATGGTGGCCCTGGCGCACTTCGGCCTGACGCCCGCCGACGTGGTGGCCGAGCTGGCGCGCCGCGAGGGCCTGTCGGGCCTGCAGGAGTTTGCCCAGCGCAGCGCGAAACCCGCCACGTGA
- the tatC gene encoding twin-arginine translocase subunit TatC gives MSSSPSSQDPGKHDDELAGTEQPFVSHLIELRDRLLKAVYGVAAVFALLCLYPGPSGMYDLLARPLVAALPSGSKMIAVGVVSPFLIPIKVTLLAGFGAALPWVLYQVWAFVAPGLYKHEKRLVMPLVVTSTLLFYTGVAFCYFFVFGQAFPAIQSMAPTSVAVSPDIEAYLDFVITMFLAFGVAFEVPVAVIILARLGIVTVEQLREWRRYFWVAAAAAAGLVTPPDAVSMVALLIPMGLLYEFGIIGAQFFIRHTKAPDDEAAADKAQSS, from the coding sequence GTGAGTTCGAGCCCCTCTTCCCAAGATCCCGGCAAGCATGATGACGAACTGGCCGGCACCGAACAGCCCTTCGTCAGCCACCTGATCGAGCTGCGCGATCGCCTGCTCAAGGCGGTCTATGGCGTGGCGGCGGTCTTCGCACTGCTGTGCCTCTATCCCGGCCCCTCGGGCATGTACGACCTGCTGGCCCGCCCGCTGGTGGCCGCGCTGCCCTCCGGGTCGAAGATGATCGCCGTCGGCGTCGTCTCGCCCTTCCTGATTCCCATCAAGGTCACGCTGCTGGCCGGCTTCGGTGCCGCGCTGCCCTGGGTGCTCTACCAGGTCTGGGCCTTCGTCGCGCCCGGCCTGTACAAGCACGAGAAGCGCCTGGTGATGCCGCTGGTGGTGACCAGCACGCTGCTGTTCTACACCGGCGTGGCGTTCTGCTACTTCTTCGTCTTCGGCCAGGCCTTCCCAGCCATCCAGTCGATGGCGCCCACCTCGGTGGCCGTGAGCCCGGACATCGAGGCCTACCTCGACTTCGTCATCACGATGTTCCTGGCCTTCGGCGTGGCCTTCGAGGTGCCTGTAGCAGTCATCATCCTGGCGCGCCTGGGCATCGTCACCGTCGAGCAGTTGCGCGAGTGGCGGCGCTACTTCTGGGTCGCGGCGGCTGCCGCAGCCGGCTTGGTGACACCGCCCGATGCCGTGTCGATGGTGGCCCTGCTAATCCCGATGGGCCTGCTTTACGAGTTCGGCATCATTGGCGCGCAGTTCTTCATCCGCCACACGAAGGCGCCGGACGACGAGGCTGCCGCCGACAAGGCGCAATCAAGCTAG
- a CDS encoding chemotaxis protein CheW, which produces MSIVQDRPRSALAEQSLASYGRQSANAARGAAASAGEFLTFRLGGEEYGVDILKVQEIRSYEAPTRIANSPAFLKGVVDLRGVIVPIIDLRLKLGCDSAELNAMTVVIVLNMRGRVIGAVVDAVSDVIQLDAALVQPAPAMNALVDTRYIRGIANVAERMLILVDIESVLTGDELGALDASF; this is translated from the coding sequence ATGAGCATCGTCCAGGACCGGCCGCGCAGCGCGCTCGCCGAACAATCCCTCGCGTCCTACGGTCGTCAGTCGGCCAACGCCGCCCGCGGTGCCGCTGCCAGTGCGGGTGAGTTCCTCACCTTCCGCCTGGGCGGCGAGGAGTACGGGGTCGACATCCTCAAGGTGCAGGAGATCCGCTCCTACGAGGCACCCACGCGCATTGCCAACTCACCGGCCTTCCTGAAGGGGGTGGTGGACCTGCGCGGCGTGATCGTGCCGATCATCGACCTGCGCCTGAAGCTGGGCTGCGACAGCGCCGAGCTGAACGCCATGACCGTGGTCATCGTGCTGAACATGCGTGGGCGGGTCATCGGCGCGGTGGTTGATGCCGTGTCGGACGTGATCCAGCTCGACGCGGCGCTGGTGCAGCCTGCCCCGGCGATGAATGCCCTGGTCGACACCCGCTACATCCGCGGCATCGCCAACGTCGCCGAGCGCATGCTGATCCTGGTGGACATCGAGTCGGTGCTGACCGGCGACGAGCTCGGCGCGCTCGACGCCAGCTTCTGA
- the hisI gene encoding phosphoribosyl-AMP cyclohydrolase, whose translation MDWLDKVAWTADGLVPVIAQELGSKDVLMFAWMNREALARTVELGEAVYFSRSRARLWHKGEESGHVQKVHDIRLDCDEDVILLTVEQRGHEPGIACHTGRHSCFFQRLEGDEWHSVEPVLKDPKSIYR comes from the coding sequence ATGGATTGGCTCGACAAGGTGGCCTGGACGGCCGACGGCCTGGTGCCGGTGATCGCTCAGGAACTCGGCAGCAAGGACGTGCTGATGTTCGCGTGGATGAACCGCGAGGCACTGGCACGGACCGTCGAACTCGGCGAGGCCGTGTACTTCAGCCGCTCGCGCGCGCGGCTCTGGCACAAGGGCGAGGAATCCGGCCATGTGCAGAAGGTGCACGACATCCGCCTGGACTGCGACGAGGACGTGATCCTGCTGACCGTCGAGCAGCGCGGCCACGAGCCCGGCATCGCCTGCCACACCGGCCGGCACTCCTGCTTCTTCCAGCGCCTGGAGGGCGACGAGTGGCACAGCGTCGAGCCGGTGCTGAAAGACCCGAAGAGCATCTACCGATGA
- a CDS encoding ABC transporter permease, translating into MSATPLSPALPRPATRADRPPSVLRLAWRQLLRDFRAGELRLIGLAVILAVAALSSVGFFSDRLQGGLARDARSLLGGDAVVASDQPLPPDFARTAAQMGLKQAVTASFPSMARAPEERGERTLLVAVKAASAGYPLRGALRISDAPATAQGATPSGAASAHREVAQGPAPGSVWVDAAVLDALQLRLGDTLMLGEAGLRVAAVLRVEPDRGAGFMNFAPRVLMHTADLDATRLIQPASRVTWRLAVAAYDGRGASTAVKGYVSWAEEALQRERVRGARVESLDSARPEMRQTLDRAGQFLQLVAVLAALLAAVAVGIAARGFALRHLDACAMLRVLGQPQRRIAATYALELLWVGLLASALGVLLGLVVHQGFVWLLAGLIDAQLPAPTAWPAALGGGVGLILLAAFGLPPVLQLASVPALRVIRRDLGEPRAASLLVLATGIAGFAGLLMLAAADLKLGGIAVGGFAAAWLFFAGSGWLAVHLLRRLVPEVGAPRWLTLAKRQLAARPGLVVLQVSALAVGMMALVLLVMLRTDLVRSWRAATPPDAPDRFVINVLPEQGEAFRATLRDAGVARYDWYPMIRGRLVAVNGREVKLEDYAADRAKRLVDREFNLSHDAALPAHNQVVAGRWQADEADALSVEEGLAQTLGLKLGDRLRFDIAGSPVEGRISSLRKVDWASMRVNFFVLFPRARMTDLPVTYIAAFRAPDGAGQRGFDATLARQYPNITSVDVSAQIAQVQRVLDQVVQAVEFLFAFTLAAGLLVLFAAVSASREARAREFALLRAMGAGSRLLAQVQRAELLSVGALAGLLASAAAMGVGWALARQVFNFDWNAPLWVPLAGTAAGALLALGAGWWSLRELLQRPVVETLRRAAD; encoded by the coding sequence ATGTCTGCCACGCCCCTGAGCCCGGCCCTGCCGCGCCCCGCCACCCGCGCCGATCGCCCCCCTTCCGTCCTCCGCCTGGCCTGGCGCCAGCTGCTGCGCGACTTCCGCGCCGGCGAGCTGCGCCTGATCGGACTGGCGGTGATCCTGGCGGTCGCCGCGCTCAGCTCGGTGGGTTTTTTCTCCGACCGCCTGCAGGGTGGCCTGGCCCGCGACGCACGCTCGCTGCTCGGCGGCGACGCGGTGGTGGCGAGCGACCAGCCTCTGCCGCCTGACTTTGCGCGCACCGCTGCGCAGATGGGGCTGAAGCAGGCGGTCACGGCGAGCTTCCCGAGCATGGCGCGCGCGCCCGAGGAACGTGGCGAGCGCACCCTGCTGGTGGCGGTCAAGGCGGCCAGCGCCGGCTATCCGCTGCGCGGCGCGCTGCGCATCAGCGATGCGCCGGCCACTGCGCAAGGTGCCACACCAAGTGGGGCCGCCTCGGCCCACCGCGAGGTTGCCCAGGGCCCGGCACCCGGCAGCGTCTGGGTCGATGCCGCGGTGCTCGATGCGCTGCAACTGCGCCTGGGCGACACGCTGATGCTGGGCGAGGCGGGGCTGCGCGTGGCCGCCGTGCTGCGGGTGGAGCCCGACCGGGGCGCCGGCTTCATGAACTTTGCCCCGCGGGTGCTGATGCACACCGCCGACCTGGACGCCACCCGGCTGATCCAGCCGGCCAGCCGCGTGACCTGGCGTCTGGCGGTGGCAGCGTACGACGGGCGTGGCGCCAGCACCGCGGTGAAGGGCTACGTCAGCTGGGCCGAGGAGGCGCTGCAGCGCGAGCGGGTACGCGGCGCGCGCGTCGAATCGCTCGACAGTGCCCGCCCGGAAATGCGCCAGACGCTGGACCGCGCCGGCCAGTTCCTGCAGCTGGTGGCCGTGCTGGCTGCGCTGCTGGCCGCCGTGGCCGTGGGCATTGCCGCGCGCGGCTTTGCGCTGCGCCACCTGGACGCCTGCGCCATGCTGCGCGTGCTCGGCCAGCCGCAGCGGCGCATCGCTGCCACCTATGCGCTGGAGCTGCTCTGGGTCGGGCTGCTCGCCAGCGCCCTGGGGGTGCTGCTGGGCCTGGTGGTGCACCAGGGCTTCGTCTGGCTGCTGGCCGGGTTGATCGACGCCCAGCTGCCGGCGCCGACTGCGTGGCCGGCGGCGCTGGGTGGTGGCGTCGGGCTGATCCTGCTGGCCGCCTTCGGTCTGCCGCCGGTGCTGCAGCTCGCCAGCGTGCCGGCGCTGCGGGTGATCCGGCGCGACCTGGGCGAGCCCCGCGCCGCCTCGCTGCTGGTGCTGGCCACCGGCATCGCCGGCTTTGCCGGACTGCTGATGCTGGCCGCTGCCGACCTGAAGCTGGGCGGCATCGCCGTGGGCGGCTTTGCCGCCGCCTGGCTGTTCTTTGCCGGCAGTGGCTGGCTGGCCGTGCACCTGCTGCGCCGCCTGGTGCCCGAGGTGGGCGCGCCACGCTGGCTGACGCTGGCCAAGCGCCAGCTGGCGGCACGCCCGGGGCTGGTCGTGCTGCAGGTCAGCGCCCTGGCGGTGGGCATGATGGCGCTCGTCCTGCTGGTGATGCTGCGCACCGATCTGGTCCGCAGCTGGCGGGCGGCGACGCCGCCGGACGCACCGGACCGCTTCGTCATCAACGTGCTGCCCGAGCAGGGCGAGGCCTTCCGCGCCACGCTGCGCGACGCGGGCGTGGCTCGCTACGACTGGTACCCGATGATCCGCGGCCGGCTGGTGGCGGTGAACGGCCGCGAGGTGAAGCTGGAGGACTACGCCGCCGACCGCGCCAAACGGCTGGTCGACCGCGAGTTCAACCTCAGCCACGATGCCGCGCTGCCGGCGCACAACCAGGTGGTGGCGGGGCGCTGGCAGGCCGACGAGGCGGACGCCCTCAGCGTCGAGGAGGGCCTGGCGCAGACCCTGGGGCTGAAGCTGGGCGACCGGCTGCGCTTCGACATCGCCGGCAGCCCGGTGGAGGGCCGTATCAGCAGCCTGCGCAAGGTGGACTGGGCCTCGATGCGGGTCAACTTCTTCGTGCTGTTCCCGCGCGCCCGGATGACGGACCTGCCGGTGACCTACATCGCGGCCTTCCGCGCGCCCGACGGTGCGGGCCAACGCGGCTTCGACGCCACGCTGGCGCGGCAGTACCCGAACATCACCAGCGTGGACGTGTCCGCGCAGATCGCCCAGGTGCAGCGGGTACTGGACCAGGTGGTGCAGGCGGTGGAGTTTCTGTTTGCCTTCACGCTGGCGGCCGGTCTGCTGGTGCTGTTCGCGGCGGTGAGCGCCAGCCGTGAGGCGCGCGCGCGCGAATTCGCGCTGCTGCGGGCGATGGGCGCGGGCAGCCGACTGCTGGCGCAGGTGCAGCGCGCGGAGCTGCTGTCGGTGGGGGCCCTGGCCGGCCTGCTGGCCAGCGCTGCCGCGATGGGCGTGGGCTGGGCACTGGCGCGCCAGGTGTTCAACTTCGACTGGAACGCGCCGCTGTGGGTGCCGCTGGCCGGCACGGCCGCCGGTGCGCTGCTGGCGCTGGGGGCCGGCTGGTGGAGCCTGCGCGAGCTGCTGCAGCGCCCGGTGGTCGAAACGCTGCGCCGCGCGGCGGACTAG